From the genome of Miscanthus floridulus cultivar M001 chromosome 10, ASM1932011v1, whole genome shotgun sequence, one region includes:
- the LOC136489984 gene encoding uncharacterized protein, whose product MGAASRRAPAWRSSCLALCLLPVALPLLLLCLPLLCVAVAVARFRRRRRRLLLMTTAGKSRRCCPVQRSEEAEGEGEGRRAAAALLHKYLEDQMELVGADAGAGDVPAPAPAAGAVDPTPSSQRSDAKQQ is encoded by the coding sequence ATGGGGGCCGCCTCCCGCCGCGCGCCGGCGTGGCGGTCGTCGTGCCTGGCGCTGTGCCTGCTGCCCGtcgcgctgccgctgctgctgctctgcctcCCGCTGCTctgcgtcgccgtcgccgtcgcccgcttccgccgccgccggcggaggCTGCTGCTGATGACGACGGCGGGCAAGAGCAGGAGGTGCTGCCCCGTTCAGCGGTCTGAGGAggccgagggcgagggcgagggccgccgcgccgccgccgcgctgctgCACAAGTACCTCGAGGACCAGATGGAGCTCGTGGGCGCCGACGCTGGGGCCGGTGAcgtccccgcccccgcccccgccgctgGTGCCGTGGACCCGACGCCGAGCTCGCAGCGAAGCGACGCGAAGCAGCAGTAG